From the Oryzias latipes chromosome 22, ASM223467v1 genome, one window contains:
- the d2hgdh gene encoding D-2-hydroxyglutarate dehydrogenase, mitochondrial, with the protein MFVQLSHTSFAMVGIFQRSLRLRTPLTQLSFHNSTSPTDILSSLVLRGRLFPICSPSVFFSFRRTLHTSNDGPKSLSDTPPPRRPFCRVTQEDLTFFRTLLPGRAITDPDLLESSNVDWLKSVKGSSEVLLRPQTTEEVSQILRYCNSRNLAVNPQGGNTGLVGGSVPVHDEIVLSTALMNNILRFDDVSGILTCQSGCILENLSLYLEERGHIMPLDLGAKGSCQIGGNVATNAGGLRLLRYGSLHGTVLGLEVVLANGQVLDCLSTLRKDNTGYDLKQLFIGSEGTLGVITAVSILCPQKPKSVNVVFLGCETFEQLLKTFQLSRSMLGEILSAFEFLDSECLNLLRTHLKLQNPISDCPFYIVIETQGSDSNHDEEKLHNFLEEAMKSSLVVDGTVATEEAKIKALWSMRERITEALTHDGFTYKYDISLPVERIYQLVTDMRQHLGERAKSVVGYGHVGDGNLHLNITSPAKNPALLAAIEPFVYEWTAKFQGSISAEHGLGLKKRNYIYYSKSSQAVALMGTIKAILDPNGILNPYKTLPDNLR; encoded by the exons TGCAGCCCCTCTGTATTTTTCTCCTTCCGTCGCACACTGCATACTAGCAATGATGGGCCCAAGTCGCTGTCAGACACTCCACCACCGAGACGACCCTTCTGCAGGGTTACACAGGaggatttgaccttttttagaACGCTTCTTCCTGGCAGAGCCATCACTGACCCAGACCTGTTGGAATCCAGTAATGTCGACTGGCTCAAGTCTGTGAAAG GTTCCAGTGAAGTTTTGCTGAGACCTCAGACAACAGAGGAAGTGTCTCAAATTCTGAG aTATTGTAACAGTCGCAACCTGGCGGTGAACCCTCAAGGGGGTAATACTGGCTTGGTTGGCGGGAGTGTTCCAGTTCACGATGAGATCGTCCTCTCCACCGCCCTAATGAACAACATACTCCGCTTTGATGACGTCTCTG gtatTTTAACGTGTCAGTCAGGTTGCATCTTGGAGAATTTGTCTCTCTACCTGGAGGAGAGGGGCCACATCATGCCTCTGGATCTTGGTGCAAAAGGGAGCTGCCAGATCGGAGGCAATGTGGCGACTAACGCAGGTGGGCTGCGGCTGCTCCGTTACGGCTCCTTACACGGGACTGTACTCGGTCTGGAAGTG GTGCTGGCCAATGGACAGGTGCTGGACTGCTTGTCCACGCTGCGGAAAGATAACACGGGATATGACCTCAAACAGCTGTTCATTGGGTCAGAGGGCACTTTGGGGGTGATCACTGCAGTGTCCATCCTTTGCCCACAAAAACCCAAATCTGTTAATGTGGTCTTCTTGG GCTGTGAGACCTTTGAGCAGCTGCTGAAGACATTTCAGCTGAGCAGAAGCATGCTGGGAGAAATTCTGTCTGCCTTTGAGTTCTTGGACAGCGAATGTTTGAATCTGCTCAGAACACACCTGAAGCTACAGAATCCCATCTCTG ATTGTCCGTTTTACATCGTCATAGAAACTCAGGGATCCGACTCGAACCACGATGAGGAGAAACTCCACAACTTCCTGGAAGAAGCCATGAAGTCTTCGTTAGTTGTGGATGGGACCGTGGCCACAGAGGAGGCAAAAATAAAG GCTTTGTGGTCGATGCGCGAACGCATCACAGAGGCTCTCACACACGACGGCTTCACCTACAAGTACGACATTTCTCTTCCGGTGGAGCGGATCTACCAGCTGGTGACGGACATGCGGCAGCACCTGGGGGAGCGCGCCAAAAGCGTGGTGGGATATGGCCACGTAG GTGATGGCAACCTTCACCTGAACATCACCTCTCCTGCCAAGAACCCCGCTCTGCTGGCGGCCATTGAGCCTTTCGTCTACGAATGGACAGCCAAGTTCCAGGGCAGCATTAGTGCAGAACATGGACTGGGTCTGAAGAAAAGGAACTATATCTATTACAGTAAGTCGAGCCAAGCTGTGGCACTGATGGGGACCATAAAGGCCATTTTGGACCCGAACGGCATCCTCAACCCATACAAGACTTTACCAGATAATCTGAGGTGA